Below is a window of Sciurus carolinensis unplaced genomic scaffold, mSciCar1.2, whole genome shotgun sequence DNA.
CCATGAAACCTGATCTTACTTTCTATTTGTTTCTGTGAGCTATTTTGTAATTCCTTCTAGACATTAAGTGATATTCTAAAGTACTTATTTTACAATTCAAACAAAGTTTTAAGCCTTTTTTGATTGATGATGTTGATCGAGAGATTTAGACTTCTCTGCAGTTTTCTGAAATGGTATGATGACTCCTCTCGGGTGTGACCACCACCTGGTGCTCTTCACAGGAACAGGGACTTGCTCCACACCTGCTTCAAGAGACCGCTCTCCACTTTCTTCCTGCTTTCCTGGGTTGAGGTCAGGCAGAGGAGTGGAGGGCTCTTTTTCCATCTTGTCATGGAATGGTAGGAGCAGACGCTCTTCCTCTCATTCAGGTCACCTGATTGGCTTGTGCTCTTGCCTCCTCTCAGTTAGTGGGTTCATCAGTGTCTTGACTAGTGCTTTTATTTACTAACATTCTGTGTGTATACCTTTTAGGAGTTAAACTTAAATAATGTTTATACAGTTACCATGCAATGCCAGACAGCAAGCACACCTGAACCTCTGATCTATTTCCTgattacttattttcttcttctttgcccATTATGGGAGCAGTATAGTTACATATGTAATATGAAAATTCTGTTGAACTTTTGTACATTGTTTACTTCATACAAATAACCTTCATTTTAACATTAGCCAATTTTTGATGAATTAAAAAACTCACACCCATTGCTTCTCAATATTCATACAGTTCAACCTCTACTGTTAACCCTGCCAtcaattcaataaaaagaaaactaagaacatTTACCATATGCCAGAGGtagttaaaaagataaaaagttaagTAGCATCAGAAATACCTCGATGACAGCATTGATACACACCTTatatattttccagaattttgtgaGTAAACAcacattatcaaaattaaatttgatgAAATACTGTGAGTTCAGTAATATTAGTCAAAATTAGGATGGAAGAAACTGAGGATTGAAGAAGTTAAATTTTGCCAAACTAAAAACTCAGAGTCAAAGTACCAATTCAGGCTTTCATGAACTCAAGCATATTGTATTTCAAACGTTATTATAGATAAAGGACACAAACTTCATTGAAACAAGTGAATGCAATTTAGAAACTAAAGTATTAATGCAGCTACAAAGTGTCAGTGGTATACATCAATCAAAAATGAATGAGTAGATATGATTTAGAAAAAGTTTCCCTATTTTCCTGGTGAATTATTTCAATGTGTGATTTTATTCAACCCAACACATGAAATATAGGTGAACATGATCACCAGATCTGTTTCAGTTATTTGTGCCTTTGCTTTGCCTCCTTCCCACATTCTAAATCACCCTTTCTATGCTAAATGAAATTTGcaaacaaagaatattttatcaGACCAAAGATATAAGCAAAGAACTTGAACAGAGGTTAGAAATGCACTTGTTTCATCAATCATTTCATCTACAATGAATTGCAGCGTTAGTATGAACATAAAGAGAAATCATGAAGTGAAAAAAAGACAATTCAGAAATTTTGTTGCCCataataatgttttctaaatgGTTACAAATATgtatgagggagagagagagagagacagacatagAAGGAATAATTATCTACTAGGGATCAATCTAAGTTGATGCTTTCAAGCTCTATAATTCAATATCCCTAAATTACTTGTGAAATTATTACTATATTCTACATGAAATGAGATATTATCCCAGGTTCAAACAACACTGAACATCTGGATGActgaagtaaaaaggaaaaaatagtaaataatgcatatatatatataataacaaaacaaagcaaaaacatacacatatgaaagtatgtacatatatatttgtcaTTCTATGGGCACACTCTCAATGCTATCATCTTCATTATAAAATTACAGAGATTCTTTTCTGACAAGAATCATAGTTTCATGAATCAAGGAAACTGCTATAATACTGTGATTCTTATATTCATCTTTAACTTGAGAAGATTTTATACCAAACCCGTTATGTGTGTCTTAGTAGGCCATTAACCATATTCATTTAAAccttactgaatattttaaactttaaaaaggggctaatttttttgaagaatatttaaggCCACAGTTGTAAATTgaaaagacacaaatataaataaatcagaaagactCACTCGTGACTGTTTAACTCATTCCTCTTCTCTCCACTCCAATGCTACAGCCCACGTATCACCCCTCCAGTTACCCCTGCTTTGCAGCCTGAGTCCTGGCAAGCTCACATTCTCTAGGAATCTGTATTAGAGCTGAGAGCTTTTCTGAGAGCttccttcacatccttgttcctcaggctgtagatcagCGGGTTCAGCACGGGGATCACCACGGTGTAGAAGACTGTGGTCATTTTGTCAATGTCCAGACTAGTGCCAGAACTGGGCTGGCAATAAAAGAACAGGATTGTTTCATGGAAGACGACGATGGCTgtgaggtgggaggcacaggtggaaaaagctttGCACCTCCCCTCTGCAGAGCGCATCTTCAGGATGGTGATGAGGATGAACAGGTAGGAGGtgaggatgatggtgatggtaatgacCTCATTGAAACTGACCACAATGAAAAGCAGCAATTCATTCACAGTGACATCAGAGCAAGCAGATTTAAGAGTCGGGGATagatcacagaagaagtggttgaTCACATTTGACTTGTAGCCTGGGATCTCAAGAATTAAGCACAAGTGAACGAGAGCAGACACTGATGCTAAGAGGTAACAGCCAGAGACCAGCTCTGCACAGAGCTTCTGGGACATGATGACCATGTACAGCAGtgggttgcagatggccacaaagcggtcataggccatcactgccagcagGAAGATCTCTGTGATCACACAAGTGCAAAACAAATAGAATTGTACCATGCAGGCTGGGAAGGAGATGGCTTTGTCCTTGGTAAAGATGTTGGCCAGCATTTTGGGCACTATGACTGAGGAGTAGCAGAAGTCCACAAAGGACAAGtgactgaggaaaaagtacatgggagtgtgcagGTGAGAGCTGAGCTGGATCAGTGCAACCATGCCCAGGTTGGCCAGAACCGTGACTCCATAGATGAGAAGGAACACCAGGAAGAGAGGGACTCTCAGCTCGGGGACATCTGACAATCCCAGGAGAATGAACTGTGTCACAGTGCTGAGTTTCTTCAGTCATGTACCCACTTTAGATGTgtctaaggaaaagaaaacctaaaaattatttatttatttatttattaatttatttttcagactgcattttgattcatagtacacaaatggggtacatcatttagtttctatggttgtacacattgtagattcataccattcatgtattcatacatgtacatagggtaatgatatctgtctctttccaccatttttcataaccacccctcatttccttctacataatctaaagttcctccattcttctttcattcctcAATCCCTCActcccattatttatcatcattcacttatcatggaaaacattcagcctttggttttattggggattgacttatttcacttagcatgatagtctccaattgcatccatttatttgcaagtgccatagtattattcttctttatggctgaataatattccattgtgtatatacaccacaatttctttatccattcatctgttgaaggacatctaggttggttccacaatctagctattgtgaattgagcttctataaacattgatgtggctgtgttaaaAGTTATACTTTATTATGTGATCCAAATTTAGTTTAggctggtataaataaataaataaataaatagataattttaaaaagcagaagcaaTAGGAAAGTT
It encodes the following:
- the LOC124975063 gene encoding olfactory receptor 5L1-like → MDKENKLSTVTQFILLGLSDVPELRVPLFLVFLLIYGVTVLANLGMVALIQLSSHLHTPMYFFLSHLSFVDFCYSSVIVPKMLANIFTKDKAISFPACMVQFYLFCTCVITEIFLLAVMAYDRFVAICNPLLYMVIMSQKLCAELVSGCYLLASVSALVHLCLILEIPGYKSNVINHFFCDLSPTLKSACSDVTVNELLLFIVVSFNEVITITIILTSYLFILITILKMRSAEGRCKAFSTCASHLTAIVVFHETILFFYCQPSSGTSLDIDKMTTVFYTVVIPVLNPLIYSLRNKDVKEALRKALSSNTDS